The genomic stretch AAAACCGGCGCTACCATCATCGCCATCGGCGCTTTATTTTCCGTGACCGGCACACTCAATGCCATCATGCTGGTGGGCTCCCGCCTGCCCTATGCGTTCAGTGAAGAAAAACAATTTCCGAAGGTATTTTCCTTTATTCATCCAAAATACAAAACACCCACCCTGTCGCTGTTGCTGTTTATGACCGCCACGATCATTGTCTCCATCAATTACTCTTTTCTATCTGCGGCCTCCCTCAGCGCCATTACCCGGGTAATGATCTATGGCATTGTTTGTATTGCTTTGATCAGGCTCCGGAAAAAGAATGCTGCACAAACCGGGTATTTTAAAATTCCCTATGGCAGGTTCTTTGCCGTGGCCGGTATAGCAATAACGGCCTGGCTCCTGGGCAGCTCCCGGCTGAATGAACTCAGGGATGTTGCCATTGCGACCGGGGCGGGACTGGTTATTTATTTTTTAGTGGAATGGCAGAAAAGAGCAAGGAAATGATCGGGAGTTTTCCACTCATTCCGGTCAACTAAATCCCTGCCTGCCATTGAAAAACGATTTTTCTAAACCCTTTCGATCCTGCAAATAAAACAACAGGCCTCCGCATTCCTCGCATGCAGGTAATCAATTTTGGGGTTGGATCCGAATATTTCCGGGATCAGTTCATCAACATCCCGGTCACCAACCAATTTGGTAAAGACCATTTTCTGGCTTTTGCTATACCCGATCAAAGACAGGGGAAAATTCTCTTTATCTGCTTTTATCTCGGGAGGGAAGCGGTAAATGTCTTTATAAACTTCCACTTCTTCAGCGTGGATAAAAATGGGGCCGGGCTGGTTAAAGGCATTGTCAATGGCAAAGGGGCTGTGTGATAAAAGCAGGCGCTTGTCTTCTCCCACCCGAAATGGCTTTAATGACACCCGGCAGGGACCCTTTCCGGTTGCTGTCTGTTCGGTCACTTCGTGGCCGAAATCATCTTTACGTGTTTCACGGATCTGTTTGGCATATTCCCCGGTTAAGGGAACGATCTTGAATTTCTGCATGTGTTTAAATTTAGAATGTAAAGTTCCGGCACGAATGATCCTGCTGCAACCCGAAACTTGCTGACTTAATTTTCCGGGGAACATTTCGCCGCTTCCCAGCCGAGTATGGCTGTCTTGCGTTCGCTGCCCCAATGGTATTCACCAATAACGCCGGAAGACCTGATCACGCGATGGCAGGGGATGAGGAAGGCAACGGGATTGCTTCCGACCGCTGAGCCCACCGCCCTGGATGCGCCGGGGCTTTTGATGTCAGCTGCAATGGATGCATAGGTGGAGATATTTCCAAAAGGGATCTTTAATAAGGATTGCCAGACCTTCAATTGAAAAGCAGTTCCTTTTAAATGCAGCTTGACTTTTTGCAGGTCGCTCCAGTCGCCGGTAAAGAAACGAAGCGCATCCTGCTGGATCATATCGGTCTTCTGGAA from Chitinophagaceae bacterium encodes the following:
- a CDS encoding DUF1203 domain-containing protein; its protein translation is MQKFKIVPLTGEYAKQIRETRKDDFGHEVTEQTATGKGPCRVSLKPFRVGEDKRLLLSHSPFAIDNAFNQPGPIFIHAEEVEVYKDIYRFPPEIKADKENFPLSLIGYSKSQKMVFTKLVGDRDVDELIPEIFGSNPKIDYLHARNAEACCFICRIERV